Part of the Oncorhynchus tshawytscha isolate Ot180627B linkage group LG07, Otsh_v2.0, whole genome shotgun sequence genome, caagaagactcacggctgtaatcgctgccaaaggtgcttcaacaaagtactgagtaaagggtctgaatacttatggacatgtgatatcagttttttaattttaaataaatgtgcaaacatttctaaaaacctgtttttgctttgtcattatggagtaatgtgtgtagattgatgaggggaaaaaaatatttaatccattttagaataaggctgtctgaatactttccaaattcacTGTATGTAGCCAATGGGCAAGGGCCCTATGCTGATAAACGTTACTGATAAACTTTGTGAATAAACTGTTTGCCAGTCTCTTAAACAATGTGTGGAAACTCAATTATCCCTAGTTACTAAATGCATCATGTTACAAAGTACAAGACAAACAACTGGAGCTGGCCAATTGGAAGCACAGGTCATTATTGGTAAAGACACAGGTCAAACACATGGAGATGATTGGACTCAAACTGAACAGGAGGATAGGACATTGAGAAAAGGGTAGGATTAAACAGCTGGAGAATGAAAAGAGGGTTTTGTGGTAATAACACACCTCTGAGCTAGTGAGGAAGTTCTCCAGGCATTTGTTCTTGCTGAGCGTGGTGTGTGCTGCCACCTGCTGGAGATAGGTCTCCAGTGCCATGCAGTACATACGCCAGTCCTCCCCCATGGCCAAGAAACCTACACAACAGACCAGTGAGACAGCCAAATCTTTCACTTCAAACCAATATAAAAACATTGGTATGGCCACTCATACAATATCAGACAAGAAACTGACCAATACATAACACTGTAGAGTTTCATTGGATGTaagttatgtatatatatatatttttaaatgtttttcacATATTAATGATACAACATAATTATTTGTAACAAATTATCAAAATAACTTAATATCTGTTAATAAAACACATTGTTAGCAAGCATTGATAAATATCTGTGTGATGTCAGGTACATTGGGTCAGGGCTGTAAGCGATATATTTGTTGCCAATACATACCAAGTTGTTTCAGAACTTTGGCTGGTGCATTCAACTGAGGCTTGGCTGGTAGAGGAGGAAACTAGAGAGAGAAGTCACAGTGGTATTTTTTTATGAGGCTTGAATTCCCAATGCAATGGTGTATAGCCTACATTGAGCTACATTTTGAaatggtttgagccctgaattggCTGACATCCGTGGTATATCAGAGAAtgcagagtgtgcaaagctgtcttcaaggcaaagggtggctactttgaaaaatctaaaatatattttgattaacactgttttggttactacatgattccatatgtgttatttcatagctgatgtcttcactattattctacaatgtagaaaatagaaaaatgaagaaaaaacattgaatgaataggtgtgtccaaactttagactggtactgtatagtcaCTGTTGAAGCTTATAGGTTTGCTAGTTAGGGTCAGTGTCAGGATTCGATCATGTGTCAGGTGTAGATAGGAAGAGGTGGGATACTAACAATGACACCCAGTATCCCAGGCACCACCTCCTGAGAGAACAAACACTGCTGCAACCACTGAAAGTCCTCATGAGTCCTAGCCACATGGTATTCCCCACTGCCTGACAACTGGGGgggggcggacagacagacagacagacagacagacagacagacagacagagagaacatgtcaCAACAGTCAAACAGGAAACAAGTGCATTTGGTACAGTATTCATGCACGCCATTAAAAACCTCCTGATGCTATAGTACATGTGGACACAATAACAGGCACTGAGAAAAAATACTAACTTTATAGTCACTGTATCCAACAAAGGAAATAAGAAACTGACCAATGTATAGTATATACCATAATTGTGCACTATACCATTACTGAATGACTTCAGTTAATGGCTCTCTTCAAAGCTTTAAGGTCCCAATGACTGGGGTTCTGACAATCAGTCATTCTCCAAAATAGTGGCAACATTACGCTGCAAGACCATTTAATTTATCTCTGAACACTACTTACCTTCTGGGATATGACTATGAAGGTCAGTGCATCCCCGTCTCTCACGGCCTCAGTGACCCGGATAGTTTGGGCACTCACACTAAGTGACCCCTCTCTAGCCTCCTCCTGAAATCAACAACAATCATTTCTGTCAGACTCCAAACAACACCAGAAAGCATTCATCATGAGACATGGTTATTGCTACAACTATTGAATGCCATTTAACTTAAAGTAGTTTATCATCCTGCACATGCGCTGATAAATGTCCATTATTACCACACCCTCACAAAAGTACACTTTCAGGTTTACAAAAACATCAGCATTCCAATACTTGCAGTATGATTAATTTTAGCGTTTTAAATTATCTTCACAGCTAAAATGTAAAATGCATAAGGTGTGTCTCTGGCAGACAGCCTATCACATGATGATCAGGAACCGTAGATAAACTGTCTAATCAGACTACAACATACTACACATCAGACTTACCATCATTTTCTAACTACTGTATGTGCAGTCACTCCCTCAACGTCTTTAGTGTGGTAAAACTGTAAATTTGATACAAATATAAAAGCACAGATCCTTTGTCTCCTAACGGCAGCGGTgcacaaacagagacacactaactactgAAGAGGCACAGGATTTCCTTTAGGTCAAAGTGCAGgagtgagagggggggggacAGCCAAACCAAAGAAAGTGCTGGTGCAgggaaaaacagagaggggagtaaCAATGTGTTACTGAGTAACTCATATGTCTGGACCACGGCCACACCCGTACAGGAAAGATAGGAGAACTGACCATAGAGTTCCCCTCAGTCAACACTACAGACTGGTAAACTACTGGAACTTATTTTGGGCCATAAAAGTAGCACAGCTCATTCAATAGTATATAACGTTTCCAATGTCCACTTTATACTATGGAACACAGGTGCTATGTGCTGTTATGTGACAGAATCAACACCAGACATAATCAATGTAAGGGCACTGACTTTATTGCACATTCAACCCATCTGACTGAAAACATTATATGAGCCCATGAAAACATAGATAGATCATGCCCCCTCACACACTTCCTCAACACTGCTGTCTGTATGTGTTTTCTTCCAGCAGGACTGCTGTCCCTCTTGCTCCCCAAACCCCTCCTCATGGTCCCCCAGCCCCATCTGGCTAGAGGGATCCCCCGAGAGGTCAAAGAAGCTGCTACCCAGGAAGGCCTGATACTCATGGAGGTcatcctcatcctctccccccaACAGGAAGCTCCAGGAGTCCCCCACATCCTCCAGAAAGGGGTCCTCGTCCATATTCAGGCCCTGGAACAGCTCCTCCAGGTTAAAGTAGAAGGAGCCCTGGCCCCCTCCATCCCTAGCCCAGTCCTCTTtacccccatcctccccctcagtCTGGAAGGCCTCATGACCCATCTGGTCATACCGCATCCGTTTCTCCTCGTTTGAGAGCACCTCATATGCTTGAAGTGGAGAGAGGAGCACTCTGTTACCATAGCACTGGCAGCTCTGAAGTCTCTCAGTCCATTCACTCACACAATTACCCAGAACACATTGCTACATTACCAGAGCTTAAAACAGGTAGCCTATTCTGAAAGGTTAATGTGGTGTTTTAGTGGTCTGAGTGCAGTGCAGTATGAGACAAAACAACCTGCCACTGTCTGCAGGTATTGGTTGCAACACACTCTTTGCAAAGAATGTCAGCTTTATCTTAAAATTATCAAGATATATTAGCACATACAAAGACAtattttattacatacagtacgaTATATATTCAGCTCTTACTGAtcaaagagagaaaaataaagttGTGAGCCTAGGACCTTACCTTCAGCTATCTCCCTGAAAATCTTCTCTGCATTGGGACTTTTGTTCCTGTCTGGGTGGTATGTCATGGCCAGTTTATGGAAGGTCTTCTTGACATGCCTGTCAGTGGCAGACTGTGGAACACCCAGCACCTCATAGTAGTCTCTAGTAGTAGTCTCAGAGTCACAGGGCCATaggaacacaacacaccacaacgaGTCCAGTAGCAGCATCCCAGAGGAAAGATGTCGCATTGCCTATACTGTACCTGCTGCAGTGAAGACATGAAGTCTAAGAAAAACGATGTTTTTCAATGTAACACACAGTTAGTTATTCTTCACTGTAACTCTAGTAGGAGTGGTGTCCCGCTCGTAACCACACAAAAGCCAAGTTAAATGTACAAGCTTCATGTCAGCATACCAACATTGTACATAAGCATATGATGTCttcaggcaacacacacacagttgcataACGCTGTATTGGGGTATAAATTGTATACACACAAATGTTGGTGTCAAACTAGGCTAATCATCAAAATGTGGATTCTCTGCTTTCACTAGTTACACGGCTTGCTAATGCTGGCATTAGTAGCTAGTGAGCTAATAGCATGCCAGGTCTAGTAAATAAGCAGCAGCCACGGTCGTGTTCAAAGTCGTCTCCCTCCTCGGAATATTTAGAAGATTATTTTTGACAAACTACATACACACCAAAGTTCAGCTGGTACCTACTAAAAGGTTAGTGCAGCTATCAATTAGGCCTTGTAGGCTATAAAGAACCACCGCCAGCATCTTGTTCATGTTTTACAGCTGCACTGTAAATATCCCCGCCCACAATTTATCCAGGCAGGTACAGGGTCACCTGTCCTGTCATCCTGCAAACCCCGTCGTGTCTGAATCCCCCACCAGAGGGCACTCTGTTGTCATCATCAGCGCCGACGCAGTATCTCTAGTGTTGGTTttgtcaaatatttttttacaaccaTAATCTATTGTTCTATTTGTTGTCCTCCAATACATCCAGTAAATGGCACAAAAATCTGCCAGACGGTTTGTGAGAACATTTTGGATCAATAGAGGTAGACATTGTTCTAACCCCCCTTCTCTGGGGGTTGTGCTTTGAGTCTTTGGAGGACCGACCCCGAGTGTTCAATAACACAGCAGGGAAAATAGTCAGCAAAGAGAATGTGTTGAGAAAAGCCAGAGGAATTAAGTCACAAATTATACGTTAGCCGTCTCACATTCGTAACAGAAATCCCACCAGCTGACATGGAGAGTAGATAATACATCGTTTCTTCTGCGTAAAATACTTCTCCTCGAGGCAGCATTTTGGTAAGTTCTTGATGGCTAATcataggtaacgttagctagctagcttgttagcaaACTAACGATAGCTAGCTCTATAATCAGACACCTTCAACATACTAGTGGAATCCCTGTAGTTTGCTTGCACAATTGTACCATGATGTGACTTTGCAGCTTGTAACTAGATAGCCACAATATTATAACACCCGACGTGGTTATCTAGCTAGCTGAATAGCCATAACTAGCTCTCATTCGGCttgctaaccagctaactagctcgGCTGTAGCGGCTAGCTAGGCTACTACCTCCCAAACAGCCAGAAACAGCTAGCTACAGACAAGACATGTTTAATGGTCCTGTCCCGGTCTTTGGTCTGTATAATTAAACGTTCTACTCACTTCTGTATTTGTCCAATCAATGATTTCAGAACAAGCATTTGTTCTGGCTGATGCCATTGCCTACGTATACATTgatttagctaactagcttgataactgtcagtaagagtgtatTTAACTTGATAACACAACCACAACTTGACATGTATATTTCAGATGCCTGGGTAGAGGATTGCATTGGTCCGAAGAGCGTTGGACTTACACTCATTATCAGGGAACAGAAAAGGCTGTTGGAATAAGTCACTTGCCCACACACATGAGTGCTGTGTTCCCCTTGCGCTGGGCTGAGCGCCATGCCTGACCGGGACAGCGCCTACCTCTCAGGCGGTTGCAGCAGCGGTGGGTTGGGTACTAGTGTGGGCGAGGAAGGCGTGCCGGGGTCTGGTTTAGGAGGGGGCGCAGGAGAGGGCCGAGGGGGATCAGTGGGAGGTGGAGGCAGTGGCTCTGGTTCTGGgggcatgggtggagtaggggcctTGGGAAATGGGAACAACTGTGGGGGAGGTGGAGCAGGGGGCCCGGCCCCGGATGGGGTCTGCAGGGACTTTCTGAGGAACGTGTGTAAGAGAGGCAAACGCTGCCGCTTCAAACACCCAGACTTCAATGAGGTGCCGGACCTCGGGGTGCAGAAGAATGAGTTTGTCTTCTGCCACGACCACCAGAACAAGGAGTGCGTCCGCTCCAACTGCCGCTTCGTCCACGGCTCCAAGGAGGATGAGGACTACTATAAGAAGTCAGGGGAGTTGCCCCTCAGGCTGAGGGGGAAAGTGGCTGCAGGACTGGGCCTGTCCCCGATGGACCTCCCACACAGCCGAGGGGAGGTCCCCATCTGCAGGGACTTCCTAAAGGGAGAATGCCAGCGGGGCAACAAGTGCAAGTTCCGCCACGTCAAGAAGGACTATGAGTATGAGCAAGCCAGGGTGGGTGCCGGGGTCGTGATGGGCCCGGGGTCCAGTGGGATGGTGAACACAGGCGGGGGGGGTAGGAGGTGTTGGGGTGGGTGCTTGTGGGGGCATGGCCGGACTggttgggggtggaggtgggggtaacATGATGGGGATGGGCTGTCCCAGCCTGGGAGGCTGCAGAGATCCAGGTATATCAGGGGTGGGGGAGTAGGGGTAGGTGGGATGGGGGTTGCCTCTCCATGGCCTCAGGACAGCGTCGTTTTGACAGGGGAACTTGCTCGGTGTACGACTCCCTGTTTGAGAGTGGTCTGTATGAGACAGGGCCCCTGGAGTCCCCTTTGGACCACACAATGCTGCAGCTGAAGAGACGCAGGCTGGAGGGGCTCCGGCTGGATGGGAACGGAGGGGGGCACTATGAGCTGGGGATGCAGGCGGCCCTCCCGCCTCGGCCCCTGGAGTACAGATTTCTGGAGGAGGAGAACGCCCTgctgaggaggagagtggaggaattgAAGAAACAGGTTAGTGTAGGAGACAGGAGATGATCAACAACCCTCCACACATAAATCAACAACCACACATAATACAATGAATCTATTAACCTTTTTAAGATCACTCCTCAAACACCTTAATCTCTTCTTCAGGTGTCTAACCTCATGGCCACTAACGAGGTGCTGCTGGAACAGAATGCCCAGTTCCGGAGCCAGACTAAGGTGTCGGTGATGACCCTGTCCTCCACCCCAGCCCCCTCTGAGCAGACCTTGGCTCCCCCTGTGGGTGCGGTCAGCTCCTACAACCACAGCATCGCCCAGACCCATACCACCCTGAGCAGCGCCGGGCTGCAGCCTCGTACCGTCACCCTCACCCAACAGGACCTAGTGGCCCCCACTGGTGCCCCTACAGTACCCCCATCCAACACTGCCCCACCCAGTGCTCCCCTGCCCCACCTCAACCCCGAGATCACCCCGCTCTCGGCCGCCCTGGCTCAGACCATCGTCCAGGGCAtggtgcctcctgtttccatgGCACCTGTGACTGTTTCTGTGGCACCGGTGGCTGTATCAATGGCACAGCCTCTACCTTGCATCACTATAAGCCACGCCACCACCCCAATGGTGTCCTACCCTATTGCCAGCCAGAGCATGAGGATCACCACCATACCTCACTGATGCACTCTCTGGCAAACTCTGTAGAACTCTCCCATGGAACTAGAGATGGGGATGGTATGCAGAATGCATCTTTCAAGTTTCAATTGTCCCACAGCAGCTGACTGACTCGAGGGGCAAAGTTGTGGGGGAACCCTAATGCCCACACGCCATAGGCAAAGAAAAGGCTAACTTTGATAGGATGATTCCGCCACACACACCCTGCTCTGTGGCAGCGTTACAAAGTCAGGTGGTCCTCTGAGGTGACCTCCGACCTTGTCAAAGGTTGGTGTGCCAAACGGCCTTCTTCAAACACAGGCAGCAAAAATAACGACAAACTGAAGATATGTCAGTCATGGCGATATTCAGTTTTCTCACACatttgactgatgtcttgattaCCAGGGGATTGTGACATTTCAGTTAGCTTCTGTTATTGTTTGTGGATTTTTAATGTGTAATGTTGAAATTTTACATTGCACACATTTAATGGAATAACAACCACAAGAAAATGCATCTCCTGTTGTTTTATTGCTAATGAATTAAGTTATCCTGAGTAATGTTATTGTGTGAGGATATGGTTGACTGACAGACCATCAGATACATTTTTCAGTGCTTGATGCATTGGTATCTTTACCCTAGATTTAATGCTCAAGCCTAAACTCAGCTGAGAGcctacacacaaacaaacgcaAGTCAATCATGAAGGGAATAGGTAAGCTTGGAAAAGAAACACCTTTAATAAACATGTTATGGATCATTTCCAAATGTACTTGTCAACATTTTATGCAGTCAGATGAATGTGTGAACCGATGGCCTCGGGTAGATACTTAaaatactaacatactgtaaaataaaatatatatacaccccaagtttttgccctcagaacagcctcaattcatcgtgGCATGGACTACATTGTgtcaagcattccacagggatgttggcccatgttgactccaatgcttcccacagttgtgtcaacttggctttgggtggtagaccattcttgatacacatgggtttctgagtgtgaaaaacctcagcagtgttgcagttcttgacacaaaccggtgtgcctggtacctactgaaaggcacttacatatgttctttcccattcaccctctgcagTCTGTCGCGGAAAGAGCAggcattcttaatgttttgtacacacataTCActtggggaaaaaagtattttgtaaacATCAAAGAAAATGCACCACTACACTTATGGCATTAACTATCTTGGTTAGGAACAACACCATACTAAACCATCTTTGGTAACACCCTTTGTAAACCAAACACAAGATAGGCTGGTGTTGACAATCCATCTTCAGGTATGAACATTCACGTGGCTATTGTAAACAATTTATGTTTACAATAGTATGTTGTTCCTAACCAAGATAGTTAATGCCATAAGTGTAGTGGTGCATTTTCTTTGATgtttacaaaatacttttttccccaagTGAtatgtgtgtacaaaacattaagaatgccTGCTCTTTCCACATCAGTACCAGATACTTTgtcatttttacctttattttactaggcaagtcagttaagaacaaattcttatttacaatgacagcctaggaacagtgggttaagaacaacagatttgtaccttgtcagttcaggggtttgaacttgcaaccttccggttactagtccaacgctctaaccactaggctaccctgccgcaccatTGACAGCCTATATTGCTCTCACAGGCTTTAGCGGAGATTGGAAAAGAACGCGCACTCTGCAAATGTAAAATAAACAAGCGCATGGACTTTAGTGTGTGAACTTATTTTCTGTCCTGTATTGCCAATCGGATGTGGGTAATTTTGCCATTTCAAAAGGAGGGTGCATCTCAGAAATATAATATATTGGCCTAGGcctatgttttttgggggggatcctTGAGTTAATTTCCCCCCGTAGTTGTGCTTGTCAGTCTCCCGAACCAAAAGAACATGACTGGGGGCGGATTTTGTTTTATAGATATTTGTACAGATTAAAACAATTCCTAATAATGCTTTTCTCAGCACTTCAGCACACTGTAACAGTTCACTTAATTAGTTGCGCAACTCTTTAGATCAGCGATTCTAAACTGGTGGTTAACAACCCAAAGAGGTTTTGAATGGGTCGCTGATGTCTGAGTAAACAAATAtaggtatacagtgcattcagaatgtattcagacccttttactttttccatattttgttacgtcacaaccctattctaaaatgtataaaataaaatgttttcctcaatctaaaatcaaatcaaatcaaattttatttgtcacatacacatggttagcagatgttaatgcgagtgtagcgaaatgcttgtgcttctagttccgacaatgcagtaataacgagcaagtaatctaactaacaattccaaaaaaaactactgtcatacacagtgtaaggggataaagaatatgtacataaggatatatgaatgagtgatggtacagagcagcataggcaagatacagtagatgatatcgagtacagtatatacatatgagataagtatgtaaaccaagtggcatagttaaagtggcaagtgatacatgtattacataaggatgcagtcgatgatatagagtacagtatcaacgtatgcatatgagatgaacaatgtagggtaagtaacattatataaggtagcattgtttaaagtggctagtgatatatttacatcatttcccatcaattcccatgattaaagtggctggagtagagtcagtgtcattgacagtgtgttggcagtagccactcaatgttagtggtggctgtttaacagtcttatggccttgagatagaagctgtttttcagtctctcggtcccagctttgatgcacctgtactgacctcgccttctggatggcagcggggtgaacaggcagtggctcgggtggttgatgtccttgatgatctttatggccttcctgtagcatcgggtggtgtaggtgtcctggagggcaggtagtttgcccccggtgatgcgttgtgcagacctcactaccctctggagagccttacggttgagggcggtgcagttgccataccaggcggtgatacagcccgccaggatgctctcgattgtgcatctgtagaagtttgtgagtgcttttggtgaaagcactcacaatgccccataatgacaaagcataaacaggtttttcgaaatgtttgctaatttatcacGAATAAAACCAaataagtacagtggggcaaaaaagtatttagtcagccaccaattgtgcaagttcccccacttaaaaatatgagagaggcctgtaattttcatcataggtacacttcaactatgacagacaaaatgaggggaaaaaatccagaaaatcacattgtaggattttttatgaatttatttacaaattatggtggaaaataagtatttttcaataacaaaagtttctcaatactttgttatataccctttgttggcaatgacagaggtcaaatgttttctgtaagtcttcacaaggttttcacacactgttgctggtattttggcccattcctccatgcagatctcctctagagcagtgatgttttggggctgttgctgggcaacacggactttcaactcgctccaaagattttctatggggttgagatctggagactggctaggccactccaggaccttgaaatgcttcttacgaagccactccttcgttgcccgggcagtgtgtttgggatcattgtcatgctgaaagacccagccacgtttcatcttcaatgcccttgctgatggaaggaggttttcactcaaaatctcacgatacattgccccattcattctttcctttacacggatcagtcgtcctggtccctttgcagaaaatcagccccgaagcatgatgtttccacccccatgcttcacagtagatatggtgttctttggatgcaactcagcattctttgtcctccaaacacgacaagttgagtttttaccaaagagttatattttggtttcatctgaccatatgacattctcacaatcttcttctggatcatccaaatgctctctagcaaacttcagacgggcctggacatgtactggcttaagcagggggacacatctggcactgcaggatttgagtccctggtggcgtagtgtgttactgatggtaggctttgttactttggtcccagctctctgcaggtcattcactaggtccccccgtgtggttctgggatttttgctcaccgttcttgtgatcattttgaccccacggggtgaaatcttgcgtggagccccatatcgagggagattatcagtggtattgtatgtcttccatttcctaataattgctcccacagttgatttcttcaaaccaagctgcttacctattgcagattcagtcttcccagcctggtgcaggtctacaattttgtttccggtgtcctttgacagctctttggtcttggccatagtggagtttggagtgtgactgtttgaggttgtggacaggtgtcttttatactgataacaagttcaaacaggtgccagtaatacaggtaacgagtggaggacagaggagcctcttaaagaagaagttacaggtctgtgagagccagaaatcttgcttgtttgtaggtgaccaaatacttattttccaccataatttgcaaataaattcattaaaaatcctataatgtgattttctgatttttcccccctcattttgtctgtcatagtttaagtgtacctatgatgaaaattacaggcctctctcatctttttaagtgggagaacttgcacaattggtggctgactaaatactttttttgccccactgtacataagtattctgaccttttgctatgagacttgaaattgagctccggtacatcctgtttccattgaccatccttgagatgttttacaACCTGTGGTagattctattgattggacatgatttggaaaggcacatacctgtctatataaggtcccacagttgacagtgcatgtcagagcaaaaaccaagccatgaggttgaaggaattgtacatagagcgccgagacaagattgtgtcgagatGTAAATCGGAGGAAAGGTACCAAAActttgaatgtccccaagaacaccgaaTGAATTGTTTGCCAACTACTATCTCCACATTAacccacgtgtcaaactcattccacggagggctgagtgtctgtgggtttttgcTCTTGTACTTGATTGcggaattaaggtcactaattagtaaagaactccccaCACGTAGGTATTTATTGAAAGCAGAAACCAAAAAACAgcagtttgacacccctgccctaaacctaaaccctttaacctaactcctaaccttaccctaacccttagcctagctaacattagcactagccacctagctaacattttCAACAACACAGTTTgtgaattcataacatattgcacGAATTGTTAagcaatttgtaacatatcatacgaattaaattcgtaacatatcattcaAAATGATTGATAGACATCCAcacattaatacataccatacgaaatgaAATTTAGCATTGTAAATGGAGTGTGAGAATTtgcgtacagaataatacgacaTGCTTTGAGACCAGGTTGCAAAGAAGGCAGGCAGACGAGCATTCACGAATGAGTACACATATTTCGACTGCGGCTTTTCTCTTCATGGGCTGGGCGTGTTTCGGTTCTGCTAACGGTATTGGCTAGATTCTAGAACAGTTGTACATACAGAGTTGTACAATAGATAGTCTATGTTGGAAAGGAAGTAATGAAGAACTTGCACTAGCTAGACTACTTTTTCTGTGAGAATCTTGATATAAAAAAAATCGCGATGCAAAATCCGGACTCGGGACAGGGAGAATCCACCAAGAATGCATCTGGGTCGGTCCATTCCGATAATAATGCAACGAATAGCGGAGAAATGAAGCCACCGGGTTTTGACGCTGTATCGGTTTTTTGGACATTTGGCAAGTGCCTAGGTGCCTTGCTGCCCGTGTACCTTGCAGGATACTACCGGGTTAGCGCCAGTTTTTTGGTTTTCGGGCTTATGGTCTACACGGGATGGAGGCACTCGCG contains:
- the LOC112254669 gene encoding LOW QUALITY PROTEIN: zinc finger CCCH domain-containing protein 10 (The sequence of the model RefSeq protein was modified relative to this genomic sequence to represent the inferred CDS: inserted 2 bases in 1 codon; deleted 1 base in 1 codon; substituted 2 bases at 2 genomic stop codons) yields the protein MPDRDSAYLSGGCSSGGLGTSVGEEGVPGSGLGGGAGEGRGGSVGGGGSGSGSGGMGGVGALGNGNNCGGGGAGGPAPDGVCRDFLRNVCKRGKRCRFKHPDFNEVPDLGVQKNEFVFCHDHQNKECVRSNCRFVHGSKEDEDYYKKSGELPLRLRGKVAAGLGLSPMDLPHSRGEVPICRDFLKGECQRGNKCKFRHVKKDYEYEQARVGAGVVMGPGSSGMVNTGGGGXGGVGVGACGGMAGLVGGGGGGNMMGMGCPSLGGCRDPGISGVGEXGXVDGGCLSMASGQRRFDRGTCSVYDSLFESGLYETGPLESPLDHTMLQLKRRRLEGLRLDGNGGGHYELGMQAALPPRPLEYRFLEEENALLRRRVEELKKQVSNLMATNEVLLEQNAQFRSQTKVSVMTLSSTPAPSEQTLAPPVGAVSSYNHSIAQTHTTLSSAGLQPRTVTLTQQDLVAPTGAPTVPPSNTAPPSAPLPHLNPEITPLSAALAQTIVQGMVPPVSMAPVTVSVAPVAVSMAQPLPCITISHATTPMVSYPIASQSMRITTIPH
- the zgc:152986 gene encoding chaperone protein DnaJ, producing the protein MRHLSSGMLLLDSLWCVVFLWPCDSETTTRDYYEVLGVPQSATDRHVKKTFHKLAMTYHPDRNKSPNAEKIFREIAEAYEVLSNEEKRMRYDQMGHEAFQTEGEDGGKEDWARDGGGQGSFYFNLEELFQGLNMDEDPFLEDVGDSWSFLLGGEDEDDLHEYQAFLGSSFFDLSGDPSSQMGLGDHEEGFGEQEGQQSCWKKTHTDSSVEEVCEGA